One stretch of Clavibacter michiganensis DNA includes these proteins:
- a CDS encoding PTS sugar transporter subunit IIA produces the protein MLPPLPDDAVTLGAEAADWRAAVRLVGDALVRSGAATPEYGEAMIRVVDEFGAYVVIAPGLALAHARPGPETLADGLAVVTLTEPVAFGHAHNDPVDVIVGLAVTTVDRHVSSVADMANIFNDATAIPRLRAATTVDEVRRVMAGEESA, from the coding sequence GTGCTCCCACCGCTCCCGGACGACGCCGTCACACTCGGTGCCGAGGCCGCCGACTGGCGCGCCGCCGTGCGCCTCGTGGGCGACGCGCTCGTCCGTTCGGGCGCGGCCACCCCGGAGTACGGGGAGGCCATGATCCGCGTCGTCGACGAGTTCGGCGCCTACGTCGTCATCGCCCCGGGGCTCGCGCTCGCGCACGCCCGGCCGGGTCCCGAGACGCTCGCCGACGGTCTGGCGGTCGTCACCCTCACGGAGCCGGTGGCGTTCGGGCACGCGCACAACGACCCCGTCGACGTGATCGTGGGGCTCGCCGTCACGACGGTCGACCGCCACGTGTCCTCGGTCGCCGACATGGCGAACATCTTCAACGACGCCACCGCCATCCCGCGGTTGCGCGCCGCCACCACCGTCGACGAGGTCCGGCGCGTCATGGCCGGCGAGGAGAGCGCATGA
- a CDS encoding MerR family transcriptional regulator produces MRITELAEATGVAPATVKYYVREGLLPAGTRVSDNRTDYDEEHARRVRLIRALIDVGRLPVARAREVLAVLDDDARHVQDVFAVAQDALTPGPPAMDPPPVDALARVDAVTADAGWCVLEGHAGRAQAARAVDAFARSGHPMDDAYLARYAQAAAIQADADLAAVRARPDRTAMAELMVVGTVLGDQLAAGLRRIAQATVSMPAWPTTGGAS; encoded by the coding sequence ATGCGCATCACCGAGCTGGCCGAGGCCACGGGCGTGGCCCCCGCCACGGTCAAGTACTACGTCCGCGAGGGCCTGCTCCCCGCGGGCACGCGCGTGAGCGACAACCGCACCGACTACGACGAGGAGCACGCGCGGCGCGTCCGGCTGATCCGCGCCCTCATCGACGTGGGACGGCTGCCCGTCGCGCGCGCCCGCGAGGTGCTCGCGGTGCTCGACGACGACGCCCGCCACGTGCAGGACGTCTTCGCGGTGGCGCAGGACGCGCTGACGCCGGGCCCGCCGGCCATGGATCCCCCGCCCGTGGACGCGCTCGCCCGCGTCGACGCCGTCACCGCCGACGCCGGCTGGTGCGTGCTCGAGGGGCACGCCGGGCGCGCCCAGGCCGCGCGCGCCGTCGACGCGTTCGCGCGCTCGGGCCACCCGATGGACGACGCCTACCTCGCGCGCTACGCGCAGGCCGCGGCGATCCAGGCCGACGCCGACCTCGCGGCGGTGCGGGCCCGCCCCGATCGCACGGCCATGGCCGAGCTCATGGTCGTCGGCACCGTGCTGGGCGACCAGCTGGCGGCGGGCCTCCGCCGGATCGCGCAGGCGACGGTCTCGATGCCCGCGTGGCCGACGACGGGCGGCGCGTCGTGA
- a CDS encoding adenosine deaminase: MTIAPEDSTLPGGGSFRDLPKVSLHDHLDGGLRPGTIVEIAHEIGLELPAEGAEALGEWFRTSADSGSLVEYLKTFDVTIAVMQTEEHLARVAREFVEDLADDGVVYGEIRWAPEQHLTKGLSLDQAVEAVQSGIEEAVRGVEEAGGSIRVGQLVSAMRHLDRGTEIAELAIRHRDRGVVGFDIAGPEAGFPPSRMQGAFDLLAREWMPRTVHAGEADGLESIRGALLDGRALRLGHGVRIAEDIEIDSEEGEDVFVTLGTLAQWVKDRGIPLELSPSSNLQTGAIEAWGDAMVDHPFDLLYQLGFAVTVNTDNRLMSGTSISRELALLTDAFAYDLDDHEAFQLNAAAAAFLPLEEREALADIISDGFARL; encoded by the coding sequence ATGACGATCGCTCCCGAGGACTCCACGCTGCCCGGCGGAGGGTCGTTCCGCGACCTCCCCAAGGTCTCCCTGCACGACCACCTCGACGGCGGCCTCCGCCCCGGGACGATCGTCGAGATCGCCCACGAGATCGGCCTCGAGCTGCCCGCCGAGGGCGCCGAGGCGCTCGGCGAGTGGTTCCGCACCAGCGCCGACTCCGGGTCGCTCGTCGAGTACCTCAAGACGTTCGACGTCACCATCGCCGTCATGCAGACCGAGGAGCACCTGGCGCGCGTGGCGCGCGAGTTCGTCGAGGACCTCGCGGACGACGGCGTCGTCTACGGCGAGATCCGCTGGGCGCCCGAGCAGCACCTCACGAAGGGCCTCTCGCTCGACCAGGCGGTCGAGGCCGTGCAGTCCGGCATCGAGGAGGCCGTGCGCGGCGTCGAGGAGGCGGGCGGATCCATCCGCGTCGGCCAGCTCGTCAGCGCCATGCGCCACCTCGACCGCGGCACCGAGATCGCCGAGCTCGCCATCCGCCATCGCGACCGCGGAGTCGTCGGCTTCGACATCGCGGGTCCCGAGGCCGGCTTCCCGCCGTCCCGCATGCAGGGCGCCTTCGACCTGCTGGCGCGCGAGTGGATGCCCCGCACCGTGCACGCGGGCGAGGCCGACGGCCTCGAGTCCATCCGCGGCGCGCTCCTCGACGGCCGGGCCCTCCGCCTCGGCCACGGCGTGCGGATCGCCGAGGACATCGAGATCGACAGCGAGGAGGGCGAGGACGTCTTCGTCACCCTCGGCACGCTCGCGCAGTGGGTCAAGGACCGCGGCATCCCGCTCGAGCTCAGCCCCTCGTCGAACCTGCAGACCGGTGCCATCGAGGCGTGGGGCGACGCGATGGTCGACCACCCCTTCGACCTGCTCTACCAGCTCGGCTTCGCCGTCACCGTGAACACCGACAACCGCCTCATGAGCGGCACGAGCATCAGCCGGGAGCTGGCCCTCCTCACGGACGCGTTCGCCTACGACCTCGACGACCACGAGGCCTTCCAGCTCAACGCGGCCGCCGCGGCCTTCCTGCCGCTGGAGGAGCGCGAGGCGCTCGCCGACATCATCTCCGACGGGTTCGCCCGCCTGTAG
- a CDS encoding ABC transporter ATP-binding protein — protein MKLELRGITKRFGALVANDHIDLVVQPGEIHCLLGENGAGKSTLMNVLYGLYQAEEGEILLDDRVARFAGPGDAMAAGIGMVHQHFMLIPVFTVAENVMLGHEETKLGGRLDLAGARAKVREISARFGFDVDPDALVADLPVGVQQRVEIIKALSRDAEVLVFDEPTAVLTPQETDELMVIMKQLRDAGTGIVFITHKLREVREVADRITVIRLGKVVGEAEPTASNAELASLMVGRSVSLTVAKEPATPGDAALVVRDLTVIDAAGQVVVDGVSFEVHAGEILAIAGVQGNGQTELTEAILGLQPRVSGTIDLDGTRLTGRSVRRVLDAGVGFVPEDRNEDGLVPEFTIAENLMLDRSDSPPFVVAGSLKLGYLDEFARDRVREFDIRTQGIDTHVGRLSGGNAQKVVLARELSRDLRLFVAAQPTRGLDVGSIEFVHTRVVETRDRGLPVIVVSTELDEVAALADRIAVMYRGGIVGIVPGDTPRDVLGLMMAGEVPASVPTTTTAGGRTA, from the coding sequence GGCAAGTCCACGCTCATGAACGTGCTCTACGGCCTGTACCAGGCCGAGGAGGGCGAGATCCTCCTCGACGACCGGGTGGCGCGCTTCGCCGGACCCGGCGACGCCATGGCCGCCGGCATCGGCATGGTGCACCAGCACTTCATGCTCATCCCCGTCTTCACGGTCGCGGAGAACGTCATGCTCGGGCACGAGGAGACGAAGCTCGGCGGCCGGCTCGACCTGGCCGGCGCCCGCGCGAAGGTGCGCGAGATCTCCGCCCGCTTCGGCTTCGACGTCGACCCGGACGCGCTCGTCGCCGACCTGCCCGTCGGCGTGCAGCAGCGCGTCGAGATCATCAAGGCCCTGTCACGCGACGCCGAGGTGCTCGTGTTCGACGAGCCGACGGCCGTGCTCACGCCGCAGGAGACCGACGAGCTCATGGTCATCATGAAGCAGCTGCGGGACGCCGGCACGGGCATCGTCTTCATCACCCACAAGCTGCGGGAGGTGCGCGAGGTCGCGGACCGCATCACGGTGATCCGCCTCGGCAAGGTCGTCGGCGAGGCCGAGCCCACCGCGAGCAACGCCGAGCTCGCGTCGCTGATGGTCGGCCGGAGCGTGTCGCTGACGGTGGCGAAGGAGCCGGCGACGCCCGGCGACGCCGCCCTCGTGGTGCGCGACCTCACGGTGATCGACGCCGCCGGCCAGGTGGTCGTCGACGGCGTGAGCTTCGAGGTGCACGCGGGGGAGATCCTCGCCATCGCGGGCGTGCAGGGCAACGGGCAGACCGAGCTCACGGAGGCGATCCTGGGGCTGCAGCCGCGCGTGTCCGGCACCATCGACCTCGACGGCACGCGCCTCACGGGCCGCTCCGTCCGCCGGGTGCTCGACGCGGGCGTCGGCTTCGTGCCCGAGGACCGCAACGAGGACGGGCTCGTCCCGGAGTTCACCATCGCCGAGAACCTCATGCTCGACCGCTCCGACAGCCCGCCGTTCGTCGTCGCCGGATCCCTGAAGCTCGGCTACCTCGACGAGTTCGCCCGCGATCGCGTGCGCGAGTTCGACATCCGCACGCAGGGCATCGACACGCACGTCGGCCGGCTCTCCGGCGGCAACGCGCAGAAGGTCGTGCTCGCGCGCGAGCTCAGCCGGGACCTGCGCCTGTTCGTCGCGGCACAGCCCACCCGCGGCCTCGACGTGGGATCCATCGAGTTCGTGCACACGCGCGTCGTCGAGACGCGCGACCGCGGCCTGCCCGTCATCGTCGTCTCCACCGAGCTCGACGAGGTCGCGGCGCTGGCCGACCGCATCGCCGTGATGTACCGCGGCGGCATCGTCGGCATCGTCCCGGGCGACACCCCGCGCGATGTGCTCGGCCTGATGATGGCCGGCGAGGTCCCCGCATCCGTCCCCACCACCACGACCGCCGGAGGGCGCACCGCATGA
- the uriH gene encoding uridine-preferring nucleoside hydrolase UriH produces the protein MPTKILIDCDPGHDDALALMLAHGSPEVELVGITTVAGNQTLEKVTRNALAVATVAGIHGVPVAAGCARPLVRPVMTAPEIHGETGLDGPELPTPAVALDPRHAVDLIIETVMAHAPGEITLVPLGALTNIALAVRREPRIVERVKEVVLMGGGYHHGNRTAVAEFNIAVDPEAAHIVFGEAWPVTMVGLDLTYQATATPEVMARIAALGTPAARFVVDSMESYGRAYHDRQDFPSPPVHDPCAVARVIDPRLVSVRRAPISVELTGTLTTGMTVADLRRPAPADCTTQVAVELDHSGFWDVVVDALARIG, from the coding sequence ATGCCCACCAAGATCCTGATCGACTGCGACCCGGGGCACGACGACGCCCTCGCCCTGATGCTCGCCCACGGGAGCCCCGAGGTGGAGCTCGTCGGCATCACCACCGTCGCGGGCAACCAGACGCTGGAGAAGGTGACGCGGAACGCGCTGGCGGTCGCGACCGTCGCGGGGATCCACGGCGTCCCCGTCGCCGCGGGCTGCGCGCGCCCGCTCGTGCGGCCCGTCATGACGGCGCCCGAGATCCACGGCGAGACCGGGCTCGACGGGCCCGAGCTGCCCACGCCCGCCGTCGCGCTCGACCCGCGGCACGCGGTGGACCTCATCATCGAGACGGTCATGGCGCACGCGCCCGGCGAGATCACGCTGGTGCCGCTCGGGGCGCTCACGAACATCGCGCTGGCCGTGCGCCGGGAGCCGCGCATCGTCGAGCGCGTGAAGGAGGTCGTGCTCATGGGCGGCGGCTACCACCACGGCAACCGCACGGCCGTGGCCGAGTTCAACATCGCGGTCGACCCCGAGGCCGCGCACATCGTGTTCGGCGAGGCGTGGCCCGTGACCATGGTGGGCCTCGACCTCACCTACCAGGCGACGGCGACCCCCGAGGTCATGGCGCGCATCGCGGCGCTCGGCACGCCCGCGGCGCGCTTCGTGGTCGACTCGATGGAGTCCTACGGCCGCGCCTACCACGACCGCCAGGACTTCCCGAGCCCGCCCGTGCACGACCCGTGCGCCGTGGCGCGCGTCATCGACCCGCGCCTCGTCTCGGTGCGGCGCGCGCCGATCTCCGTGGAGCTGACGGGCACGCTCACGACCGGCATGACGGTGGCGGACCTCCGCCGGCCCGCTCCCGCCGACTGCACGACGCAGGTCGCCGTCGAGCTCGACCACTCCGGGTTCTGGGACGTCGTGGTCGACGCGCTCGCGCGCATCGGCTGA
- a CDS encoding ABC transporter permease, translating into MTATTPTQAASPAPHDPAAAALERAVATSWKAPVAFGVFTVISLVLFVLLGREGSSTFGLSTGTDLIQLAPLVLPTAATGVVVTVALAVLTVLSVLLVRRSAKVPLWFTAVFAILFLVAFLTWASAGQTIPVPGLLVGTVALSVPLIFGALGGVLSERVGVVNVAIEGQLLAGAFVSAVVASITGQPLIGLASAMVAGMLVSFVLAAFAIKYLVDQVIVGVVLNVLVTGLTSFLFSQVLSADPGTLNSPPRFDRIDIPILGQIPIIGPVLFRQTIIVYLMYVAVFLVWYCLFHTRWGLRLRAVGEHPQAADTVGIKVSATRFWNVSLAGAIAGLGGAFFTLGSVGAFNKEMTAGAGFIALAAVIFGRWDPLRATLAALLFGFASNLQNVLGVIGSPVPSEFMLMLPYVVTIAAVAGLVGQVRGPAAAGKPYVKS; encoded by the coding sequence ATGACCGCGACGACCCCCACGCAGGCGGCGTCTCCCGCGCCGCACGACCCCGCGGCCGCCGCGCTCGAGCGCGCCGTCGCGACCAGCTGGAAGGCGCCCGTCGCCTTCGGCGTCTTCACCGTGATCTCGCTGGTCCTGTTCGTGCTGCTGGGACGCGAGGGGTCGAGCACGTTCGGCCTCTCGACCGGCACCGACCTCATCCAGCTGGCGCCCCTCGTGCTGCCGACCGCCGCCACCGGCGTCGTCGTCACCGTGGCGCTCGCCGTGCTGACCGTGCTGTCCGTGCTGCTGGTGCGCCGGTCGGCGAAGGTGCCGCTGTGGTTCACCGCGGTGTTCGCGATCCTCTTCCTCGTCGCGTTCCTCACCTGGGCGTCCGCGGGCCAGACGATCCCGGTGCCCGGCCTCCTGGTCGGCACGGTCGCCCTGTCGGTGCCGCTGATCTTCGGCGCGCTCGGCGGCGTGCTCTCGGAGCGCGTGGGCGTCGTCAACGTCGCGATCGAGGGCCAGCTGCTGGCGGGCGCGTTCGTGTCCGCGGTGGTCGCCTCGATCACGGGTCAGCCGCTCATCGGCCTCGCGTCCGCGATGGTCGCCGGGATGCTCGTGTCGTTCGTGCTCGCGGCGTTCGCCATCAAGTACCTGGTCGACCAGGTCATCGTCGGCGTCGTGCTCAACGTGCTGGTCACGGGCCTCACGAGCTTCCTCTTCTCGCAGGTGCTCTCGGCCGACCCGGGCACGCTCAACTCGCCGCCGCGCTTCGACCGCATCGACATCCCGATCCTCGGCCAGATCCCGATCATCGGACCCGTGCTCTTCCGGCAGACGATCATCGTGTACCTCATGTACGTGGCCGTGTTCCTCGTCTGGTACTGCCTCTTCCACACGCGCTGGGGCCTCCGCCTCCGCGCGGTGGGCGAGCACCCGCAGGCCGCCGACACCGTGGGCATCAAGGTCTCCGCGACCCGCTTCTGGAACGTGTCCCTCGCGGGCGCGATCGCGGGCCTCGGCGGCGCGTTCTTCACGCTCGGGTCCGTCGGCGCCTTCAACAAGGAGATGACCGCGGGCGCGGGGTTCATCGCGCTGGCCGCCGTCATCTTCGGCCGGTGGGATCCGCTGCGCGCCACGCTCGCGGCCCTCCTGTTCGGCTTCGCGAGCAACCTGCAGAACGTCCTCGGCGTCATCGGATCGCCGGTGCCGAGCGAGTTCATGCTGATGCTGCCGTACGTCGTGACCATCGCCGCCGTCGCGGGCCTCGTGGGGCAGGTGCGCGGACCCGCCGCCGCCGGCAAGCCCTACGTGAAGTCGTGA
- a CDS encoding ABC transporter permease: MTDDTTRPEGQGPEDPSAGQLPASGREAGSVGDPTRSETPAGVPAVASADGDGGSRAGQVLREIASGSALLSVLAVVLSLVVGALLIAVTDEETQKAAGYFFSRPLDTLRAGWDAASGAYSALFQGSIYNFRRPGFANGIKPLTETLTFATPLIAAGLGVALAFRVGLFNIGARGQMLIAAACAGWVGFSFDLPPVIHLVLAVGAGIVGGAVWGGIVGLLKARTGAHEVIVTIMLNYVAFYLLSYLLRTPGLLQAPGSNNPKTPAMQDTAIFPALLGDGYSLHAGFLVVVIATVIVWYLLNRSGLGFRFRAVGENPSAARVAGIDVKNSYLYAMLISGGLAGLAGASQVLGTVTTGFSSGIDAGIGFDAITVALLGRSRPWGVFVAGILFGAFKAGGFSMQAAEGVPIDIVVVVQSLIVLFIAAPPLVRAVFRLPAPGQARRTTRTRKAAIAS, translated from the coding sequence ATGACCGACGACACCACTCGTCCCGAGGGCCAGGGGCCCGAGGACCCGTCCGCGGGGCAGCTGCCCGCGTCCGGCCGCGAGGCCGGATCCGTGGGCGACCCCACCCGCTCCGAGACGCCCGCGGGCGTGCCTGCCGTGGCGAGCGCCGACGGCGACGGGGGATCCCGCGCCGGCCAGGTGCTCCGCGAGATCGCGAGCGGCAGCGCGCTGCTGTCGGTGCTCGCGGTCGTGCTCTCGCTCGTGGTCGGCGCGCTGCTCATCGCCGTCACCGACGAGGAGACGCAGAAGGCGGCGGGGTACTTCTTCAGCCGCCCGCTCGACACGCTCCGGGCCGGCTGGGACGCCGCGTCGGGCGCCTACTCCGCGCTCTTCCAGGGGTCGATCTACAACTTCCGTCGGCCGGGCTTCGCGAACGGCATCAAGCCGCTGACCGAGACGCTGACGTTCGCCACCCCGCTCATCGCGGCCGGCCTCGGCGTCGCGCTCGCGTTCCGCGTGGGGCTGTTCAACATCGGCGCCCGCGGCCAGATGCTCATCGCCGCCGCGTGCGCCGGCTGGGTCGGCTTCAGCTTCGACCTGCCGCCCGTGATCCACCTCGTGCTCGCCGTCGGCGCGGGCATCGTCGGCGGCGCGGTGTGGGGCGGGATCGTCGGCCTCCTCAAGGCGCGCACCGGCGCCCACGAGGTGATCGTCACGATCATGCTCAACTACGTCGCGTTCTACCTCCTCTCCTACCTGCTGCGGACGCCGGGCCTGCTGCAGGCGCCCGGGTCGAACAACCCGAAGACGCCCGCGATGCAGGACACCGCGATCTTCCCGGCGCTCCTCGGCGACGGGTACTCGCTGCACGCAGGCTTCCTCGTGGTCGTCATCGCGACGGTGATCGTCTGGTACCTCCTCAACCGCTCCGGCCTCGGTTTCCGCTTCCGCGCGGTGGGCGAGAACCCGAGCGCCGCGCGGGTCGCCGGCATCGACGTCAAGAACTCGTATCTCTACGCCATGCTCATCTCCGGCGGGCTCGCGGGCCTCGCGGGGGCGAGCCAGGTGCTCGGCACGGTCACCACGGGCTTCAGCTCGGGGATCGACGCGGGCATCGGCTTCGACGCCATCACGGTGGCGCTGCTCGGCCGCAGCCGGCCGTGGGGCGTGTTCGTCGCGGGGATCCTGTTCGGCGCGTTCAAGGCCGGCGGCTTCTCGATGCAGGCGGCCGAGGGCGTGCCCATCGACATCGTCGTGGTCGTCCAGTCGCTCATCGTCCTGTTCATCGCGGCGCCCCCGCTCGTGCGGGCGGTGTTCCGCCTCCCCGCGCCGGGCCAGGCGCGTCGCACCACCCGGACCCGGAAGGCGGCGATCGCCTCATGA
- a CDS encoding PTS sugar transporter subunit IIB: MKVVAICGVGIGTSGILKVNAERALARLGIEADVTAADLASVASLGEDAQVILTSPELVDRIGATYADVVVIENYFDLEEISAKLDAALG, translated from the coding sequence ATGAAGGTCGTCGCGATCTGCGGCGTGGGGATCGGCACGTCCGGCATCCTCAAGGTCAACGCGGAGCGCGCGCTCGCGCGGCTCGGCATCGAGGCGGACGTGACCGCAGCCGACCTCGCGAGCGTCGCCTCCCTCGGCGAGGATGCGCAGGTGATCCTCACGTCGCCGGAGCTCGTGGACCGCATCGGGGCCACGTACGCCGACGTCGTCGTGATCGAGAACTACTTCGACCTCGAGGAGATCTCGGCCAAGCTCGACGCCGCGCTGGGCTGA
- a CDS encoding cytidine deaminase, translating to MSAVEPVESGGIDWGSLREAAHEAMGRAYVPYSRFPVGVAAIATDGRVITGCNVENASYGLTLCAECALVSVLHLTGGGQLVAFTCVDGDGNILMPCGRCRQLLFEHAVPGMLLETVSGIRTIDEVLPDAFGPSTLNAYGDRS from the coding sequence GTGAGCGCCGTGGAGCCCGTCGAGTCGGGCGGCATCGACTGGGGATCGCTCCGCGAGGCGGCGCACGAGGCCATGGGCCGCGCGTACGTCCCGTACTCGCGCTTCCCCGTGGGCGTCGCGGCCATCGCGACCGACGGCCGCGTGATCACCGGCTGCAACGTCGAGAACGCGTCCTACGGCCTGACGCTCTGCGCCGAGTGCGCGCTCGTCTCCGTGCTGCACCTCACGGGCGGCGGCCAGCTCGTGGCCTTCACCTGCGTGGACGGCGACGGCAACATCCTCATGCCCTGCGGGCGGTGCCGGCAGCTGCTGTTCGAGCACGCGGTGCCGGGCATGCTCCTGGAGACCGTGTCGGGGATCCGGACGATCGACGAGGTGCTGCCTGACGCCTTCGGCCCGAGCACGCTGAACGCGTACGGGGACCGCTCGTGA
- a CDS encoding thymidine phosphorylase, which translates to MSAAFDVVDLIRTKRDGGRLSTAEIDWLVAAYTDRYVADEQMAALAMAILLRGMDRTEIRDLTLAMIASGETLDFSQLGKPTVDKHSTGGVGDKITLPLMPLVASYGVAVPQLSGRGLGHTGGTLDKLESIPGWRADLSTEEMVRQMKDHGGVICAAGSGLAPADKRLYALRDTTGTVEAIPLIASSIMSKKIAEGTGALVLDVKFGSGAFMTDIDRSRELARTMVELGTDAGVRTTALLTDMDVPLGLAIGNANEVRESVEVLSGGGPADVVELTLALAREMLAAVGIPDADVDVALRDGRAMDSWRATVRAQGGDPDAAMPVARETHVVTAERDGVLVQQDALPFGIAAWRLGAGRARQGDAVQHAAGVDLHAKPGDRVRRGDPLFTLSTDEPERFARALESLEGAYRVGDPEGHVARGPLVRERITAEG; encoded by the coding sequence GTGAGCGCCGCGTTCGACGTCGTCGACCTCATCCGGACCAAGCGCGACGGCGGCCGCCTCTCGACCGCCGAGATCGACTGGCTCGTGGCGGCCTACACCGACCGCTACGTGGCGGACGAGCAGATGGCAGCGCTCGCGATGGCGATCCTGCTGCGCGGCATGGACCGCACCGAGATCCGCGACCTCACGCTCGCCATGATCGCGAGCGGCGAGACGCTCGACTTCTCGCAGCTCGGCAAGCCCACGGTCGACAAGCACTCCACGGGCGGCGTGGGCGACAAGATCACCCTCCCGCTCATGCCGCTGGTCGCCTCCTACGGCGTCGCCGTGCCGCAGCTGTCCGGCCGCGGCCTCGGCCACACGGGCGGCACGCTCGACAAGCTCGAGTCGATCCCCGGCTGGCGCGCCGACCTCTCCACCGAGGAGATGGTGCGGCAGATGAAGGACCACGGCGGCGTGATCTGCGCGGCCGGCAGCGGCCTCGCCCCCGCCGACAAGCGCCTCTACGCGCTGCGCGACACCACGGGCACGGTCGAGGCCATCCCGCTCATCGCGTCGAGCATCATGAGCAAGAAGATCGCGGAGGGCACGGGCGCGCTCGTGCTCGACGTGAAGTTCGGATCCGGCGCCTTCATGACCGACATCGACCGGTCCCGCGAGCTCGCCCGCACCATGGTCGAGCTCGGCACCGACGCCGGCGTGCGGACCACCGCGCTCCTCACCGACATGGACGTGCCGCTGGGACTGGCCATCGGCAACGCCAACGAGGTGCGCGAGTCCGTCGAGGTGCTGAGCGGCGGCGGCCCCGCCGACGTCGTGGAGCTCACGCTCGCGCTCGCGCGGGAGATGCTCGCCGCGGTCGGGATCCCCGACGCGGACGTCGACGTCGCCCTCCGCGACGGCCGGGCCATGGACTCCTGGCGCGCCACCGTGCGCGCCCAGGGCGGGGATCCGGACGCCGCGATGCCCGTGGCGCGCGAGACCCACGTGGTCACCGCGGAGCGCGACGGCGTGCTCGTGCAGCAGGACGCCCTCCCGTTCGGCATCGCCGCCTGGCGCCTCGGCGCCGGACGCGCGCGCCAGGGCGACGCGGTGCAGCACGCCGCGGGCGTCGACCTGCACGCCAAGCCGGGGGACCGCGTCCGCCGCGGCGACCCGCTCTTCACGCTCTCGACCGACGAGCCCGAGCGGTTCGCCCGCGCGCTGGAGTCGCTCGAAGGCGCGTACCGCGTCGGCGACCCGGAGGGGCACGTCGCGCGCGGCCCGCTCGTGCGGGAGCGCATCACCGCCGAGGGCTGA